A region of the Mytilus galloprovincialis chromosome 1, xbMytGall1.hap1.1, whole genome shotgun sequence genome:
AAAGGATATACTCCTGGATAGCCTTTACTTCCATATGCATAATCAGGGCTACACGTCAATGTGGCTTTCTCTCCTACACTCATctgaaaacatatataaatatgcataaTCAGGGCTATACGTCAATGTGGCTTTCTCTCCTACACTCATctgaaaacatatataaatatgcataaTCAGGGCTATACGTCAATGTGGCTTTCTCTCCTACACTCATCtgaaaacatatataataaaatatgcaCAATCAGGGCTACAAGTCAATGTGGCTTTCTCTCCTACACGCATCtgaaaacatatataataaaatatacataatcAGGGCTACAAGTCAATGTGGCTTTCTCTCCTACACTCATCtgaaaacaaatacaataaaatatacataatcAGGGCTCCTTCACTCatgtgtaataaaataaaatatattctcATTGTTTGTAAGTGTTAGTAATAAACACCACTTTTTGGTATAAAATTTAAATCTAATTAAAATGATTTCACTAATCAATTGAAGGACTGTGCTGAATTTCATTCAGACAAATCAGAAATTTACATAATATCTTGAAAGGTTAGAACTTTCGGAAAAAGTCTCATTTCGAAGTAATATGTCAATTTTTTTAGCACatttttaataagaaaaaaatgctataaacaaaaatgtcaaacgaagaaaaatggttaaagtgTAACTGTTTTCTAATATTCTAGGTTATATGGCAGGATTCTTATCCTTGACCTATTGATTGAGAATCTTTTGAGGAGAAATATAACAGAATTgaataaacaagtgaaactgtgagctgaTGATACCCCCATCCAAatgtgttcggtaaacaggaagttgtcgagtgatgaatctgaaaacgcatcatacagtatagctgacttatatcaagtctgaaaccaaatatcagaaatcctggtagtgcagttcctgagaaaaatgtgacgaaaaattttcaacttggttatcaggtgtaaaaatgatacaagtgttcggtaaacaggaagttgttgagtgatgaatctgaaaatgcatcacacagtatagctgacttatatcaagcctgaaaccaaatttcagaaatcctggtagtgtagttcctgagaaaaatgtgacgaaaaatattcatgggacggactgactgactgacagactgatggactgacggaaggacagacagaggtaaaacagtatacccccctttttttcaaagcgggggtataacgAGTCAAACAATTCAGAAAAGACATCTTTTACAATGGATTGCTAGATACAGAAAAGCCACCACactaacagtttttttttccatgGGGTTGATTTTTCGCTTTTTGTATAGTTCTTACAAGTCATCTTAGCAATACACCAAAGCCTAAATAATGttcttaaacaaaaattctaCTGTCAGAATAGCAGCAAATGTGCTCAGGAGGCCTCTAGATAACCCTTAAAATCACTTGATTTCACCTCATCACCTGATTGATTTTCAAATGACTGTTAATGCGCTTGTACATACCTTTGCTACTCCTTCATCCCAACCTACAATACAATAGGTTAATTACATTACAGATCAAGTCAacaaaatttggttgaaatggTTAATTATAATTACCTTATAAAGGGAGATAACCCAATATAGTTAAATGCCAATGATACtcaaaattatacattttgaaattaaaattgaacttTCAGTGTTTCTTTATGTGAACATTTAACTTGAGCATAAACTCAATGAAACTATATCTCTTCAACTCTTGCCTGTTGTCCTCTGACTGAACCTATGCATTTTCTAAATGAATGTGATCTTTCTGTTAATTTTGAAATGGCTCAAAAGGAACATTTATTAGATATAGCacaaagaaaataaattggaCTTCTTTAAATTGTTGCAAATGCAATGCTTTATGCACCAATCCATCATAATACCAAAGTCATTGTAAACTAACTGCTTACCTCTTATAACATCTCCTTTACCAAGTTTAAATTTGAATGGTGATCCTCTGTCTCTTGATGAATCAAACTTATTTCCATTAGTCAATGTTCCTGtaagtaatataaataaaataatcacaACCCTAATTATGCATTGTCCAATACTTTGGCAGTTCATTTTATCTTTTCAATGTTCCTTTAGACTCATGTTATGTAAATCAGTAATTCAAAATGTATTGTGTTTTACATgcatagtaaataaaatacaaaaaaagaattCAAGTCCACATTTGGTCCAGTAAACCATTATTCTTAACTggaccagatttttttttaaaggacaaTAACACTTATGATTctgacaaaattgaaatttttactgGTCATTTGGTCCAGTAATGCATATCACATACCAATTGTACTGGTCTTTGCCTAATGTCTGGCAACCATTAGAATGAATGccttttatacattttgttataattaaataaacttaacataaactcATGCTTTACAGTtaaaagacacattttatttacCTACACAATGTCCAAGGTTAATTTTCCAAATTTACTGACATATAATTTAAGGAGAGGATTGTATTCACCATAAATATTTATCATCCACCAAACTAAATCTTAGTGACACAAAAACATACCTACATAATGAACCACTACAGTTTGATCCTTCTTTGGGTATGTGGCACCTGAAAGGCAAACATTTATAatcatacaatatttatataaattataaaaaactatcaataaaaatCTATGTACAAAATCTATGATGTCACTagttttaatatttctaaaagGTTGACATCATTGGCGGATCTAAaatttttcataagtaggggcccactggctgcctaagagggggcccgatcccgtcacgcttcagtgattccctatataatcaaccaaatttttttctcaaaagggggggcccgggccccctgcccccctaaatccacctctggaCATACAGTGAAGAAATATTACACAAACACCAAATATAAAATTCATGAATATGTCGAGTTAAATGTATTTGACTGCATGTTTTCCTATCATAATATCCAAATTCAAAATGAATTAAGTGATTATAAAAGACTAAATCAAATTGCTACAgtacaaaattaactaaaattttGGCTCATTTGGGTATTTCCCACAaaacaaagggacataactcaagaacaataATGTGAAATAAATCAAAGAGACAGCACTTGACTTCCCCAAATGACAAAAAtggctatttttttctttcttttacacaCAGATTATACATTTTAAGTGGCGACAAAATGAGAATGCTGTCAATACTTTTGGCACCAACATTTTCCCATGTCAAAAGTATCACTTCTTAACTGTATTCCTGCTGATACATGTATGAATCAAATATATGTTATACTTGTAATAGATTTTCAGAAGGGATCAATTTATCTGTACATAGGTTTACAATATAAAAATGCTGGTCTCAAATCAGGTCTTATTTAAAAGACTATAAcatattttaagataaaaaaagaaaaactctTCTTCCAAAAATTTGCatctttaaagtcataagaaacgtgTGAGTGgtggaaaataatgtttatccgattcttgaaccaatgcatgtttaTATCATAAACTAAGTCATCTGTAcacgattttctcatttttttacgcaaatatatcgtataatcgtcaatttttttttctctctgtctgttatgatttaacaaatatggctgctcatgaAATGCAGTGTTTTGAAGCGGCttagccgaagtttaccgattgtcaccttatagtaaacaaataacaaaaagcatgggtattgagcacgtgtttaacatgtacaatcagtctaattgtttatttaaatgacagatccatgcgtattgcgatcaccggaattttacgaggagggttacgctcaggtcactatgcatacggaaaatatgtcggcgaaattaaaaataagtaaaccttttcttaatgtgaacaaattaaagaattttcctcagaaaaaagtatatgaacataagttgtataatgaaaactatccatttagttataaaaatcatatgcatatttttttttttaatttgaggtttcttttGACTTTAACTCAGAACATTTTTACACAGTTGGGTCAATATCCTTAACTGATTTCCGAAAGGTGGCAtttggtaacgttttttcctgtagctcagtccgtATCATTTACTtggacatgtacatgtagatggcCCATTTCAAAGCAGACACATGTTCACatacaatgtacaaatgtatgtggtTAAATTAAGTTAGATCAGTCACTTgacaaaaatagaaacatgtccaatatcacaacacagagaatttttgtttacacacaacttttgagttcctcaATTTGAGGCGCATTAGTGAAATTGACCAAGTTAACATCCACTTACATTGGTTTATGTGATACTTAGCTTCCTACAATGAATCCAGGTACCAATGATAAATGTTTCATGTGTTACTTAATTCATAACAGTGAATCAACATACCAAATGTGGTAAATAATTCATTAATTTTCTGTCATACTCATATTTCTTACAGTAAATCCACCTACCGAGTATTACATATAAATGATTCTGAATTTCTGAAATgtgatacattttttgtacttttacaaTGAATCAACATaaatatgtaagactcagatggacgtcggtctctaatcgacgtccgttcctcaaatcaaCGTCCAAAGCTGACATCACAATAAAATAAAGATTCTTTCCCCCTCTAATTGACGTCTAAATTTTGGCTCCTCTAATCAACGTCCAATTTTTAGCTTCTCTAATCGCTGTCCGTTTAAATGAACCTATAGAAAGATCCAAACGCCGAGACATTTTTGGCTAACATGCTGAATTATACGGAAGTATAtctaaaacaaatagaaaaaaactgcGGAAATGGGGACAACAAAGTGTATAACAGAACTGAAACTTTTATTGTCCGAGAAgactaaagataaaaaaaagtagtaATTTAAAAGACAGTTCTAGGTCAATATTTTTACAACCAAAAcatagtatacatggtatatgtgacaaataaaatatattactttttttttcaaaatgtattacCAATGTTTACAGGATgtgatattaatttttatataattaaagagtgtattaaaaacaatgagatgtggtaagattgctaATCGGACAACTAtgcaccagagttcaaatgaagtggatgtaagcaattattataatttataatagccctttacatttatttttatatctgtaGGGAACGGTACGTCCTTCATCAATGAATCATTGAATGATAAAGTTTGCAATTAAAGGtcacaacataaaacatataaaacaattattataaaactaaaaaaaaactaacttgtaataaaaaaattctgaacaACAAATATGCaagacataaaccaacgacaaccactagaCTACAGAAACATAAAGTAGTTGGCTGGGTTTAGCATTTTTGTGAGCGCTTAACCTTCCCCTAACCTGAAACAGTgttgtaacagcacaacataaaaacatattgccaatttatattgtatatttttcacTCCAGCTGGTGTAAAACAAATGAATTTGTTAAAACATTTCTTACAGAGTCCAAATTATAATACTCTAACAGTTGTCGTTTActtctttgttcattgttgaagacggAGTGTTGCCctatatatatgttgttgttttctttGTCGTTGGGTTCTTATTTAAGTATACTTTTAGTATTCACTGATATTGGACATAGATAAGAGAAGACTGCAATAAATGGAACGTCGTTTTGGCAAAACATGACGGcacattggacgtcgattagaggatCAAACAATTGGacatcaatttgagaatgtgacgtTAGATTTGGACGGTTGATTTGAGGAACGGAGGACGATTAGAGATCAGACGTctatctgagtctaacatatatatgacagtgcatcataagcctatttggctggctgaaaattacttgtaaatatgaatgtaattgttaattataattcaggttgcactttaatattaaaatattcattcgTTCATTCATTTATGacatatcaaatatgttttttaatACAATGATACAGATTGCTTATGCCAAATGaaaatgatttaataaaattCTACTTCTTACAATGAATGTTACATTTTACCTATGTATATTTGTCCATTGGTGTAATTCTTAGATTTATGGCATAAAAAGTTTTAGTTTGGTTGACAACAGAGAAATCACCATATAATGGATTTTTGCGACCAactgacatttttaaaaattgtgagtTAATtataagtaccttgtgttatattaaagtcataagaaaccttaaattaaaaaaaattatgcatatgtttttataaagtttcataaatggatagttttcattatacaacttatgtacatattcTTCAATTTGTCCACagttagaagaagtttacttatttttaattgcttccttccaggaagcaattcgccgacatattttccgtatgcatagtgacctgagcgtaaccctcctcgtaaaaatccggtgatcacaatacgaatggatctgtcattaaaataaacaattatctgattctACATGTTAAACCCGTGCTCAATACCcttgctttttgttatttgtttactataaggtgacaatcggtaaacttcggcttcaaaacacggcatttaatgagcaaccatatttgttaaatcataacagacagagagaaaaaaaattgaagattataagttatatttgcgtaaaaatagagaaaatcgtgcacagaggactaaatttatgatatatgcatgcattggttcaagaattggataaacattatttttcaccactcactcgtttcatatgactttaaggtatataggattttttttctgagacaagtgtctGTGATAAATCTGACAATTTGCAGaccatattttaaaaaatatatcatatggACAATGATGGACCATTCAAGTTATTAAGTTCCTCTGCTTACTTTGGCAGTGCTGTTATAAGAGAGGCATCATTTGAgaggggtaggaggggtcctgatctcgAAATCCTGGGctaaaaaacacaaaatcctgaggtcccgaatttaaataaatttttaatccTGACATCCTGAAGTTAGAataaagaattcccggatccctaAATGGTCAATTCCGATATcacaagcttaaaaacaccctcTTGTGGAGTCCCGATAAaagtcctatcccccctcatcaGTGGAAAAGAAACCTATACATTTTAAAAGGATGTCTAACTCACATGTCGGTAACAAATTGACAATGCCAAgggaaaaaaaaaccagagaGCTGATGGACAAAAACAACATAGAATACTAAAGACTGAGCATTGGCCAAacttaaccagatgctccacagggcgcagttttatacgaccacagaggtcgaaccctgatgaacagttggggcaagtatggacacaacattcaagctggatacagctctgaatttggattgtgattaattagttgacacagcataggtttctgacacagaatgaatgtggtctaatgaacttaaaattgtttttttttgcttttgaccaatttactatgctgttgaatattaatcctctcaaagaaaaaaaatttgaagaaattttttattttttaaattctgaaatgagaaaaaaaaaaactttcccttattccaaaaatgatctcaattcaagttaaactttgcaacaataactactcatttaaatacatcataaaatattaaaataaaaaatttcatacagtcatggttataattaatattaattaatagaaacttctaaaaaaataaatggggaatgtgtccaaaaggacacagatgatgcccctgctagcatataacattataaaagggacataactcaagaactgtaaaactgaagctgccaaaaattgaaattaaactgagtttagaggtaataagcattatatacacatttcattaaatttagttgagacaaacttaagttaagagaacagaaactaaaaaattcttcaattttccACTTgtagaggggcataaccctagaatggtaatcaaagtgcttgtaatcactgaatggtaaagattgctttaatttatcagttggtagtaaagtgaatattgcattgtatattgtatatagcattgatttaagttgattcaacttctattctagacaaagaaagttaactccaattttcaaagaccattatataaagcattggttttaggtgattcaacaaccattctggacaaagaaagataactccaatttattgacttgaaactacaaaaatacttgttttgacccctttttggccctttattcctagactgtttgccccataacccttaaaatatatctcaaccttctacttatggtattaaacattgtggtacaatttcagaacaatagaaatacttatacacaaatTGTTgttctgacactagataaatgctatttttgggccctttgggcccctaattcctaaaccttagggaccataacccccaaaaccAATCTCAAgctttcttttgtggttataaacattgtgttaaaattttatggatttctgtttacttatactaaagttattatccggaaaccatccgtcttcggataACGCTGACGatgatgtgataccaatatacgaccgcaaaattttttgcggtcgtataaaaactacatTGATTGCAGGTGCCCGAAAGGTAAGCAGGTCTGAAATCCATCTCCACTAGTTGCATCTGACTGATTACTGATATAATTACAATGCAGTAAATACTTATTGGATAAGTCCCATTCAAAGAAAAGAGGACAGGACGTTGATGacaacaattaaaatatatcaatCTGAGGAAATATTCGGGATACGCCCCCTTTTATGAACAGTCAAACAAACCActgttatacaaaatatttatctGATATAATGGCTGGTCTCgccaatttttcatatttgacgATTACCGGCTCTTGGGGACCATTtatggaaataaaataataagaatcTGTAAATCCCTTAACAGAGCCCCTCTAAATGAGTCTGATGACCAATTTATCCTGCTGATATAGAATGTATTTGCATTAAAAGGGCTTTCAAGTATAAATCTTAAGTTTGCTATACCATCTCCTGGTGTTATTGTCTCAACAGTCACACCCATCAGTCTGACTGACTGTTTGCTTCTTTAGAATAAAGAGGATGTCAATGTCTTGAATGCTTGTACAGAAATAGAAATACTCTCCCTCACAAGGCCCCAAATTTCCGCTTCCGGTTCGCATGCGCATGTTTAAGTAAAGTGCGCGAATAGCAGAAACATTTTTGGAAGTAAACAAATGTCCCAAACAGCTAATTTGCAGCCTGTCtgcatttaaaagttaaattttcaaGTTTATGAGAGTGAATGTTAATGGTACGTTTGAAATCAAGGTTCTAAACCTTCCTTATTGAggtagaaaaaaggggggatatatcaGTTTCGCACAGTTATTATTTTGCAAACGACATTTTATATGCTACTTCAATGACATCATAGATAATGATATATGCATCATTAACATTTGTGCATAGTCTCCTTTGAAATGCCGAATATTAGATTTTAGCTTCTTATGCCACACGGTTGTCAAATTTTGGTGACAAACCTACCTATGGCATTGAGGAAATcatgtagttatctcgtaccatTGGCCGGGTGACATTGCAGACTCTACCAATGC
Encoded here:
- the LOC143071587 gene encoding peptidyl-prolyl cis-trans isomerase Fkbp12-like isoform X1, whose translation is MGVTVETITPGDGATYPKKDQTVVVHYVGTLTNGNKFDSSRDRGSPFKFKLGKGDVIRGWDEGVAKMSVGEKATLTCSPDYAYGSKGYPGVIPPNSTLIFEVELLSIQ
- the LOC143071587 gene encoding peptidyl-prolyl cis-trans isomerase FKBP1A-like isoform X2, with protein sequence MGVTVETITPGDGATYPKKDQTVVVHYVGTLTNGNKFDSSRDRGSPFKFKLGKGDVIRGWDEGVAKMSVGEKATLTCSPDYVYFIIYVFRCV